The genomic segment CGCCCCCTCACTCGACCTTGCCGATCGAGAAGAAGAAGGTCTCGCCCGAGCTGTCGTCGAGCCCGTCATTGTCGGTCACGACAAAGCCCTCGCCCGCGGCGTCGATGGTGAAGCCCTCGACCTTGTCGACGATATAGCCGCCATAACCCGCCAGATCGGGGATCAGGTCGCGCACCTCTTCCTTGGTCACCACCGGCAGATCGCCGCCCAGCGCCGCCGGCACCATCTCGGAGAGCTTCACGCGGAAGATCTTCTTGACCTTGGCGAGGTCGCCCAGCTGGTTGTCGCGCTCGACGATATAGGCGTAATCGCCGCGGATGGTGATCTCGGAAAGCCCCATCCAGCCCGCGCCCTTCGGCTCGAGCGGGTAGTGCACCGCGCCCCAGTCCTTGGTCTCGGTGTTGTAGGCCACCAGCTTGACCATGCCCTTCGGGTCATCGGCCCATTCGCGCTGCACCGCCATCCAGAGCGTCTCGCCGAGCTTGGCGATCCCCTCGAAGCCAAACCGCGTCTCGGCGGCGGCGAGCTCGGCGGGCAGGCCGATCTGTTCCTTGATCTTGCCCTTGGCATCGACATGCACGATCCCGTGCGGGATCATCTTGTCCGACCGCCCCTCGGAGGCGAGCCAGAACCCGCCCTCGCCATCGGGGGTGATCCCCTCGAGATCCATCAGCTGCGCCGCCTCGCCGCCGCGCGTGACCACGGTCGCGCCGGTGATCTTCGCGGGCTTTTGCGTGGCATTGAGGGTGAAGATCGTCGGCGCCGCGCCATAAACGCTGTCGGAGACCGCATAGAGCTTGCCCGGCTCCGCCGGATCCGCCGCAAGGCCCGAAAGCGCGCCCCAGCCGATCAGCTCGGCGCTGCCCGCCGAGGTGATCGTCGGATAGGAGGCCGCGGCCTCGGCGCGCGCAAAGATCATCACATGCGCCCGCGCGCCGCCATCTTCGCCAAGGTCGGTCTCATTGGCCGAAACCAAGAGCCCGCGCGCCGGGATCGCGGCATAGCCCTCCGGGCCGACCCCCGAGGGCAGGAGCTGCAGGAGCTTCGGCGCGGTGAGATCGCTCACGTCATAGACGCCCACGATCGAGCCGCGCTCGGAGCCGATGAACACCAGCGGCTGGCCGTCGAACGCGCCCACCTCGACCGATTCGGGCTCGACGCCCTTCTTGGCGGCGCGGCCCTCGGGGAAATGCCCGATCTGGGCCAGCGCGCGCTCGAAGGTGTTGCCGCTGTCATAGACGACGGTGCCGTCCTTCTTGAAGATCGTCCAGCCGCGCGAGCCGCCCTTCCAGTCGCCCTCGTTGGCGGTGGCGAAATGATCCTCGTCGATCCATTTCACCGCATCGGGCTCGCGCGGGATATCGCTGAGCGCGCCGGTGAAATCGAGCTTGCCGTCCTTCTTGGTGTCGACCCCCTCGAGGCTGACCGTGCCCGCGCTGAAATGGCCCGCGACCTTGCCATCGGCGCCGATCACCACGATCTCGTTGTTCTCCTGCAGCGTCACGACGATCTCGCCGAGCGCGTTGATGTCAACGAATTCGGGCTCCGGGTCGTCGCCCGCAACGCCCGCAAGGCCGGTGAGCTCGATCCGCTCAGCCGCGCCACAATCCGCCACACCCGCCTTGAGCGGCAGCTTGACCAGATAGCCCGCCGGCATCTGCGGCAGATCGCCATCGTTCAGATCCTCGTCGCGCTCATTCTCGATCGCCACCGCGAGGAAGCTGCCATCCTTGGCGCGCGCCACCGAATCGGGCTGGCCGCCGAGATCGCAGGAGCCGACCTCCGCGCCCTTGCCCAGATCGACCATCGCCAGCCGCCCCGAGGGCGCGACATAGCTTTCCGAGGTGTTCACCGCGACAAAGGCCATGTCGCCCACCACCGCAACCGAGGTCGGCTCGCCCTTCATGTCGATCGCGCCAAGCGGCTTCGGCGCCGCAGGCTCGGCAATATCGACCATGCCGATCACGCCAAGCAGGCTGTCGGTGTAAACCAGCCGCATCCCGTCCTCGCTCGCGGCGATGATCTCGGCGGAGGTGGCGCGGGCGGTGTCTTCGCCCGCCGCCATGTTCAGGGGCGTCGCGAAAGCCGCCACCCGGTTGAAGCTCATCTCGGCCGCAGCGGGCAGAGCCGTGGTCAGGGCAAGCACAGCCCCGAGCGAAAGTCGCATCATCATCGGTGTCTCCGTCATTTGCTGAGCGGAGCCATGCCCGGGCGCGGTAACATCTCCGCGACCAAGCCATGACGATTGCGTAACGACGAGCGTCGAGGGGGCAGCGCCCCCTGCCCCTCACCCCACCACGTTGAACGCCGGCCCGTAGGGATAGCCGGTGATATTCTCCGCGCCGTCCTCGCCGATCACGAGAATATCGTGCTCGCGGTAGCCGCCGGCGCCGGGGCGCCCCTCGGGGATCGTCACCATCGGCTCCATCGACACCACCATCCCCGGCGCCAGAACCGTCTCGATATCCTCGCGCAGCTCGAGCCCCGCCTCGCGGCCATAGTAATGCGAGAGCACCCCGAAGCTGTGGCCGTAGCCGAAGCTGCGGTATTGCAGCAGGTTCTTCTCCTCGAAGAAGGCGTTGAGCGTCGCCGTCACCTCGGCGCAGCTCGCCCCGGGTTTCAAAAGCCCGAGCCCGAGCTCATGGGCCGCGACATTGGCCTCCCAGATCGTCAGGCTGGCCGCATCGACCTCGCCCACGAACATCGTGCGCTCGAGCGCGGTGTAATAGCCCGAGATCATCGGGAAGCAGTTGAGCGAGAGGATATCGCCGCGCCGCAGCCGCCGCCCGGTGACCGGGTTATGCGCGCCATCGGTGTTCAGCCCGGATTGGAACCAGACCCAGGTGTCGCGATATTCCGCATCGGGGAAGCGCTCGGCGATCGCCGCCTCCATCGCGTCGCGCCCGGCCATCGCCACGTCGATCTCGCGCAGCCCCTCGCGGATCGTCTCGCGGATCGCGTAGCCGCCGATATCGGCCACCGCCGCGCCCTGTTTGATCAGCGCGATCTCGGCGGCGGATTTCACCATCCGCTGGCGCATGCTGGCGGGCGCGATATCGACCCGGGCGGCGGGTTTGAGGAAGGTATCGAGCTTGGCCGAGGCCTCGAGGGTGAGGTGATCGGCCTCGATCCCGAGCCGGCGCCCCTCGCCGATCAGATGGCGGATCGCGCGCCAGTAATTATCCCGCGTCCAGTCGGTATAGGTCAGGCTCGCGCCATGGCTGCGCCGCCAGGGCTGGCCCGCGTCGATCCCCGCCGAAACGGTGGTCGAGGCATCGGCGGTGACGACCAGCGCATAGGGCCGCCCGAAGGAGCAATAGAGAAAGCCCGAGTAATAGGCGATCGTCTGCATCGAGGTCAGCACCGCCGCCTCGACCCCGGCCGCCGCCATCGCCGCGCGCAGCCCCCCGAGCCGCGCCTCATATTCGGCCGCCGCAAAGGGCAGAACCACCTTTTCGCCGTTTTCGCAGATATAGAAATCAGGGCGTTGCATCTTAGTCTCCTGTGGGGCCATGGGACCCCGAAAGATCCCGGCGTTCAGGACGAACGGCGGTTGCCCGCCAACCTCGGAGGTGCCCCTCCTGCGACGACGCCATCGTCGCGGTCGCGCAGATGCTGCCAGAGGCGCGCGCGCCGCGCAAGGGGGTTGACCCGGGCCGCGACCGCGCCGAGGCTTGGGCAAACGCGAGGAGACCCAGATGCGCCCCGGCCCGCTCAACCTGATCACCGATGTCGCGGGGCTGGTCGTCGGCAACGCCCATGACGCGCGGCTGCGCTCGGGCGTCAGCGTGCTGAGCGCGGCGCGCCCCTTCACGGCCGCGGTGCATGTGATGGGCGGCGCGCCCGGCACCCGCGAGACGGATCTGCTCGCCCCCGACAAGCTCGTGCAGGAGGTCGACGCGCTGGTGCTCTCGGGCGGCTCGGCCTTCGGGCTCGACGCGGCCTCGGGGGTGATGGAGGCGCTCGCCGCGGCCGGGCGGGGCTTTGCGGTCGGGCCTGCGCTTGTGCCGATCGTGCCGAGCGCGATCCTCTTCGATCTCTTGAACGGCGGCGAGAAGGGCTGGGCCGAGAACCCCTATCGCGGGCTCGGGCGGGCGGCCTTTGCGGGCGCGGGCACACGATTCGAGATCGGCTCGGCCGGGGCGGGCTATGGCGCGATGACGGGGCGGCTCAAGGGCGGGCTCGGCTCGGCCTCGGCGGTGCTGGGCAACGGGCTGACGGTCGGCGCGCTTGTGGCGGTCAATGCGCTGGGCTCCGCGACGGTGGGCGAGAGCGGGCATTTCTGGGCCGCGCCCTGGGAGATCGACGCGGAATTCGGCGGGCGCGGCCCCGCGCGCGCCTACCCCGCCACCGAGGAACCGCGCCCGATGAAACGCACCGGCGAGGCCACCACCATCGCGATCGTGGCGACCGATGCCGCGCTCAGCCAGGCGCAGGCCCAGCGCCTCGCCATCGCCGCCCATGACGGGATGGCGCGCGCGCTCGTGCCCTCGCATACGCCGCTCGACGGCGATCTCGTCTTTGCCGCCGCGACCGGCGAAAAACCCCTCGCCGAGGCCCTCGACACCTTCGCGCTCGGCCATGCCGCGGCCTGCACGCTGGCCCGCGCCATCGCCCGCGCGGTTTATGCCGCGACGCCACAGCCGGGCGATCTGCAACCCACCTGGTCCCACCTTTTCGGCACCTGACCCCGCCCTTTTGGCAAATCCCCGCGCCCGGCTTGCCACCGCGGCGGATGGACAAGCCCGCGCGCGCATGGTTCCCTCGCGCAAAGCCCATCCTCGCGGGAGACCCCCTCATGCTCGATACCAAGACCGACCTGAAATCGCTTCTCAAGGACCCGACCCTTCTCGAAACCCGCGCCTTCGTGGCGGGCGAATGGGTCGAGGCCGATGACGGCGCGCGCTTTGACGTGCTCAACCCCGCGCGCGGCGACGTGATCTGCTCGGTGCCCGATCTGGGCCGCGCCGAAACCGCCCGCGCCATCGAGGCCGCCCGCGTCGCGATGAAGGACTGGGCCGCGCGCACCGGCAAGGAACGCGCCGGCGTGCTGCGCAAATGGTTCGAGCTGATGATGGCCAACCAGGACGACCTCGGCGCGATCCTGACCGCCGAAATGGGCAAGCCGCTCGCCGAGGCGAAGGGCGAGATCGCCTATGGCGCCTCGTTCATCGAATGGTTCGGCGAAGAGGCCAAGCGCATCTATGGCGAGACGATCCCCGGCCATATGCGCGACAAGCGCATCCAGGTGATCAAACAGCCGATCGGCGTTGTCGGCTCGATCACGCCGTGGAACTTCCCCAATGCGATGATCACCCGCAAATGCGGCCCCGCGCTCGCGGTCGGCTGCGGCTTCGTCGCGCGCCCGGCGGCGGAAACCCCGCTCTCGGCGCTCGCGCTCGCGGTGCTTGGTGAACGCGCGGGCCTGCCCAAGGGGATCCTCTCGGTGATCACCTCGACCAAGGCCTCCGACATCGGCAAGGAATTCTGCGAGAACCCGACGGTGCGCAAGCTGACCTTCACCGGCTCGACCGAGGTCGGCCGCGTGCTGATGCGCCAGGCCGCCGATCAGGTGATGAAATGCTCGATGGAGCTCGGCGGCAACGCGCCCTTCATCGTCTTCGACGACGCCGATCTCGACGCCGCGGTCGAGGGCGCGATGATGTCGAAATTCCGCAACAACGGCCAGACCTGCGTCTGTGCGAACCGTATCTATGTGCAGGCCGGGGTCTATGACGCCTTCGCCGCGAAACTCGCCGCCGCGGTGGCGAAGCTGAACATCGGCGACGGGCTCGAAGCGGGCACCACCACCGGCCCGCTGATCTCCGACAAGGCGGTCGCCAAGGTCGAGGACCATATCGCCGACGTGCTCGCCGGCGGCGGCCAGGTCGTCACCGGCGGCAAACGCCACGCGCTCGGCGGCACCTTCTTCGAGCCGACCGTGCTCACCGGCGTGACGCAGGAGATGAAAGTCTCGACCGAGGAAACCTTCGGCCCGGTCGCGCCGCTCTTCAAGTTCGAGACCGAGGAAGAGGTGATCGAGAAAGCCAACGCCACGATCTTCGGTCTGGCGAGCTATTTCTACGCCCGCGACATCGGCCGCATCACCCGCGTGCAAGAGGGGCTGGAATACGGGATCGTCGGCGTCAACACCGGCATCATCTCGACCGAGGTCGCGCCCTTCGGCGGCGTCAAGCAATCCGGCCTCGGCCGCGAAGGCTCGCATCACGGCACCGAGGATTACCTCGAGATGAAATATATCTGCCTCTCGATCTGACGCCAAACCGAGACAGGTTCAGGAAAATTTCGGCGCGAGGCCTTCGGGCCCCGCGCCAATATGACGCAGATCAAGGCATGAAGGTCGCCGCTGTGCGAGGGTGATCGCGGGGAGAGGGGATGATGCCCCCACCAATTGCCGATTGGAGATCACGATGTCGCTCGCTCGCGCCGCCAGCTCTTCCGCCCGTCTCGCCGCACCGCGCGGGAAGGCCCGACCGCAACCCATCGCCGCCGTGCGAGAGGCTTACCGGCTCGCGGAGATCGTCGTCTCGCCCGAGCATGACAGCGTGCAGGACCGGCAGAGCGCGCGCGCCAAACTGACCAAGATCCTCGCCTCGCTCACCCCGCCCGACTGACGAAAAAGCCGCCCCGAAGGGCGGCTCTTGCGGTCCGGGCGCCGATCACTTGCGATCGTCGTCGTCCTCATCCTCATCATCGCCATGCGGCAGGTTGAAGAAGCTGTCGGCATCCGAGAAATCCTTCGGATCTTCGCGCTCTTCCTCGACGGCGCCACCGCCCAGGGTGAAATTCTCCAGCCCCGCGATCGAGGACGGCAGACGCGGCTCGTCCGACATGCCGAGCGATTGCTCGGTCGAGACCAGCTTGCGACGCTCGTCATCCGACATCACGCCCTCGGCCGCGCGTTTCTTCGCCGCCTTCTGCACTTCGCTGTCGAGCTCCGATTGCCGGCACAGGCCGAGCGCCACCGGGTCGATCGCGGTCATGTTCTGGATGTTCCAGTGGGTGCGCTCGCGGATCGAGGCGATGGTGGGCTTGGTCGTGCCCACCAGCCGCGCGATCTGCGCATCGGCGAGCTCGGGGTGGAATTTCACCAGCCACAGGATCGCGTTCGGGCGGTCCTGACGCTTCGAGAGCGGCGTGTAGCGCGGCCCGCGGCGCTTGTCCTCGCCCACCGCGGCGGCGTTGAACTTCAGCCGCAGCTTGTAGAGCGGGTCGGCCTCGCCCTTGTCGATCTCTTTCTGGTCGAGCTGGTTCGAGGCGATCGGGTCGAAGCCCTTCACGCCCGCCGCCACGTCGCCATCGGCGATGCCCTGCACTTCAAGCTCGTGCATGCCGCAGAAATCCGCGATCTGCTTGAAGCTGAGCGTCGTATTGTCCACCAGCCAAACGGCGGTCGCTTTGGCCATCAGGGGCTTGTTGGTCATCGGAGCCATCCTTTACAAATCTCTCCCGTGCCGAGAAACCGGCTGCGGCCTCGGTTCCCCCGGGCCGCGGTCCATTTCTGGTGGGGAATTGGGGCGTATATAGTCAGAAATCCACTGCGAGGGAAGAGAAAATGAGAGTTTTAGCGATCTGCGCCCTGGGCCTCGCGCTTGCGGCGCCCATCGCCCGGGCGGAGGGCGAGCGCGCGGGGGATTTCGACTATTACGTCCTCGCGCTCTCGTGGTCGCCGGGCTGGTGCGCGACCGACGGCGCGGGGCGCGGCGCGGCGCAATGCGACCCGGCCAATGACGCGAGCTTCGTGCTGCACGGGCTCTGGCCGCAGGACGAGGCGGGCTATCCAAGCTATTGCCGCACCACCGCCCGCGACCCCTCGCGCGCGCAATCGGCGGCGATGGAGGATATCATGGGCTCCGATGGCGCGGCCTGGTATCAATGGAAGAAACACGGCCGCTGCGCCGGCCTTTCCGCCGCCGAGTATTATGCAACCGCCCGCGCGGCCTATGAAAGCATTGAAATCCCACAGGTTTTCAAAGCCCTGCCGAAGGATGTGCGGCTGCCCGCGAAGGTCGTCGAAGAGGCGTTTCTCGAGGCGAACCCCGGCCTCACCCGCGACGGGATCACCATCACCTGCGCCGAGGGCCGCATTCAGGAGGCGCGGATCTGCCTCACCCGCGATCTGACCCCGCGCAAATGCGGGGCCGATGTGATCCGCGATTGCACGATGACCAACGCGCTGATGGAGCGGGTGCGCTGATCAGCGCAGCTTCAGCACGATCTTGCCGATATGGGCGCCGCTTTCCATCCGCGCATGGGCGGCGGCGGCCTCCTCGAGCGGGTATTCGCTGTCAAACACCACCCGCAGCTTGCCCGCCTCGACCATCGGCCAGACCTGCGCGACGAGCGCCCGCGCGATCTCGGCCTTGGCGGCGTCCGATTGCGGGCGCAGCGTCGCGCCGGTGACCGTCAGGCGGCGCAACATGATCTGCGCGAAGTTGATCTCGGCCTTCGGGCTTTCCAGAAACGCGATGAAGACCAGCCGCCCGTCATCGGCCAAGGCCTTGATATCGCGCGCTATATAGCTGCCGCCAACCATGTCGAGGATGAGATTCGCGCCGCCCTCGGCCCGCAGCACCTCGACGAAATCCGCCTCGCGGTAGTTGATCGCGGTGGCGCCGAGGCCCTCGCAGGCCGCGCATTTCTCCGCCGAGCCGGCCGTCGCAAAGACCCGCGCGCCGAGCGCCGTGGCGATCTGGATCGCGGTCGTGCCGATCCCCGAGGAGCCGCCATGGACGAGAAACCGCTCCCCCGCCACCAGCCCACCGCGCATCACCACCGTCGACCAGACGGTGAAACAGGTCTCCGGCAGACAGGCCGCATCGCGCAGGCTGACGCCTTCGGGCACCGGCAGCGCATGGGCCGCGGGGGTGACCACATATTCGGCATAGCCCCCGCCCGGCAAAAGCGCGCAAACCGCATCGCCCACCGCCCAGCCCGCCACATCGGGGCCAAGCGCCGCCACCCGCCCCGAACATTCGAGCCCCGGCAGATCCGAGGCGCCCGGCGGCGCGCGATAGGCGCCCGCGCGTTGCAGCGCATCGGGGCGATTGACGCCCGCATAGGCCACCTCGATCAGGATCTCGCCCGGCCCCGGCACCGGCACCGCCCGCGTCACCGCGCGCAGAACCTCCGGCCCGCCCGGCGCCGAAATCTCGACCGCGCGCATCAGGCTCGGCAGGCTCATCGCGCCCCCCCCATCCGCCCGGGCAAGTCGGCAGGCTCGGGCGCCTTCACCGCGCCGAGCATCTCCTTGAGGAACGGCAGGCCGAGCACCTTGCCCTTCACCTTCTCGAAGGTCATCACGCCCTCGATCCGCCGATCGAGAAACGCCCGCGTCTCGACCCCGCCCTCGCTGTCATCGCCGAGCCAGAAGAGCACCGTCGCGCCATAGACCGCCGAGAGCGTCATCCGCTTGGTATACCAGTTGTAATCGCGGCTGGTGTCGCCCAGCGCGGCCCAGATCCGGTCGGCGGTCTCCCAGATGAGCTTGCTGCCGGTGGCGGCGTTTTGCGGCAGCGCGAAGACCGAGGCGCCGCGGCTGACGAGCTCGCGATCGACCGCCTCGAGCCGCAGCAGAACCGCCGCCGCGATCTTGTCGCGAAACTTCATCCCGGTGAAATCCGCCGCCGCGATCGCCGCCTCCATCGCCCGGTCGCCCGCGCGGTGATACTCCACCGCCAGATCCACCGCGCCGCGCGGACACACGATCCGCGCCAGCGCCTCATCGACGCCGAGATCGGCCACCGCCGCGCGGAAAGCGGGCTCCGACCAACCCTCGAACGGCACATGCGGGGTAATCGCCCCGAGCAATTCGGCCTTCAGCCGATCCACGTCCAAATGGTCGTTTTTCATGGGATTATCCTCGAACTGGGCCGTAGACAAAGCCGGGCTTCCTTGCTATATGGCCGCTTCCTGCACACTGATGCAACTCTAACTTAGGAAGGTGGTGACACCACATGCAGGTCAGCGTTCGCGACAATAACGTCGAACAGGCGCTTCGTGCTCTGAAGAAAAAACTTCAGCGCGAGGGGGTTTTCCGTGAAATGAAGCTCAAGCAACATTTCGAGAAGCCGTCCGTCAAGAAAGCGCGCGAGAAAGCTGAAGCCGTTCGCCGTGCCCGTAAACTGGCGCGGAAGAAAGCTCAGCGCGAAGGCGCTCTCTAAGAGCCTGAAAATGCTGGCGGTTTATCCGCACCGATCAACCCCCGGGGCCCCGCCATCGGGGGTTTTTTGGTTCTCACGCGGTCGTGAATTGCGCGGGCGGCGCGCAAGGTCAAAGGCTCGGTCATCATGCCCGATTTCGGTCCTGTCTTTCATCATCTCGGCCTGATCCTGCTGGCGCTCGGGGTCACGATGCTGGCGCCGGCCTGGCTCGATTTCTCGCTCGCCGACGCGAACTGGGCGCAGGTCTTCGAGGCCGCGGTGATCACGATTCTCTTCGGCGCGCTGCTTGCGCTCGCCTCGCGGGTCGACAGCGGCCATGGCCTCACGATCCGCCAGGCCTATCTGCTCACCGCCGCGATCTGGATCGTGGTGCCGGCCTTCGGCGCGCTACCCTTCATCCTCGGCAAACCCGATGTGAGCTATACCGACGCCTATTATGAGGCGGTCTCCGGCATCACGACGACGGGCTACACCGTCTTCACCGGGCTCGAGGAACTGCCGCGCTCGGTGGTGCTGTGGCGGGGCATGCTGAACTGGATGGGCGGGCTGGGGATCGCCTTTGTCGCGATGATCTTCCTGCCGGTCATGCGCATCGGCGGCATGCGCTATTTCCAGACCGAGGGCTTCGACACGCTGGGCAAGGTGCTGCCGCGCGCGCGCGATATCGCGATCTCGCTGCTGCAGGTCTATGCCGGGCTGACGCTGATCTGCACGCTGGCGTTTCTGGGCTGCGGGCTGCCGCCGCTCGATGCGCTGATCCATGCGATGGCGGCGATCGCGACGGGGGGCTTTGGCACCTATGACGCGAATTTCGCGGTCTGGTCGCCGGCGGCGCAATATGTCGGCACCGTTTCGATGCTGCTCGGCGCGATGCCCTATATCCGGTTTTTCCAGCTCGTGCAGGGCAACCCGCGCCCGCTCTGGCGCGATTCGCAGACCCGCGCCTTCCTGCGCTGGTATGGCTATTTCACCGCGATGATAGTGCTTTACCGGCTCACCCATGAGGATCTGCCGCTCGAACAGATCTTCCGCGAGACCTCGTTCAACTTCGCCTCGGTGCTCACCGGCACCGGCTTTGGCGTGAGCGGGATCGAGGCCTGGGGCTCCTTCGCGGTGGTGGCGGCCTTCCTGATCGGGCTGGTGGGCGGCTGCACCGGCTCGAGCTCGGGCGCGCTCTCGGTCTTCCGGGTCCAGATCGTCTTTGCCGCGATCCACACCGCGCTGCGCCAATTGCGCGCGCCGCATCGGGTGATCCAGCCGCGCTACGACGGCAAGACCCTCGATGACAGCACGCTTTACCCGCTCATGCTGCATGTCACCGGCTATATCCTGTCGCTCGGCGTGCTCTCGGTCGCGCTCTCGATGGCGGGGGTGGATCTGACCTCGGCGCTCTTCGCGATCTGGGGGTGCCTGGGCAATATCGGCTTCGGGATCGGGCCGATGGTGGCGCGCACCGGCACGATGGTCGATTTCAACGACACCGCGACCTGGATCATGACGCTCGCGATGCTGCTCGGCCGGCTCGGGCTGCTGGCGATCCTGGTGCTCGCGCTGCCGCGGTTCTGGCGCGCTTAAACCGGAAGCGCGGTCGTCTTGAACACCGTGCGCAGCGCGAAGCTCGATTGCATCCCCTGCACGCCGGGCAACCGCGCGAGCTTGGCGCGGTGGATGCGGGCGAAATCCTCGGTATCCTCGGCCACGACCTTCAGAAGATAATCCGCCGAGCCCGCCATCAGGTGACATTCGAGCACATCGGGGATCTTCTTGACCTCGCGCTCAAAGGCCTCGAGCACCTCATCGGCCTGCCCCGAGAGCGTGATCTCGACGAAAACCGTGGTCGGCCGGCCGAGCTTGCGGGCATCGAGCAGCGCGACATAATCGCGGATATAGCCCTCCTCCTCGAGCCGCTGCACGCGGCGGTGACAGGCCGAGGCGGAGAGGTTCACCCGCTCGGACAGCTCGGCGTTGGAGATCCGCCCGAGCTTTTGCAAAACGGTGAGGATCCGGCGATCTGTGGCGTCAATGCTCATGGGCGCGCAATCTTCTTCGGCAATTTCGGTCTCAGGCCGAAGATATGCGCGCGAAGAGCCGGGGAAATCAATGCAAATTCAACACAATTTCAACAGATCGGGCGCAGGCTGAACCTGGGGACAACCAGAGGCGGAGCCGATGAAAGTCGGATGCGTTCGGGAGATCAAGGCACAGGAATATCGCGTCGGGCTGACGCCCGAGGCGGTGACGGAGCTCGCCGCGCGGGGCCATGAGGTGCTCATCGAGAGCGGCGCGGGGGCCGGGTCGGGCTATGACGACGGCCATTACAAGGAGGCGGGCGCGCGGATCCTGCGCGATGCCGAGGGGGTGTTTGCCGCCTCCGACATGATCGTGAAGGTGAAGGAGCCGCAGGCGGAGGAGCGCGCGATGCTGCGCCGCGATCAGCTGCTCTTCACCTATCTGCACCTCGCCGCCGACCTCGATCAGACCCGCGATCTGGTCAAATCCGGCGCGACCTGCATCGCCTATGAAACGGTGACCGACCGCAACGGCGCGCTGCCGCTGCTCGCGCCGATGTCGGAGGTGGCAGGCAAGCTCGCGCCGCAGATGGGCGCTTGGGCGATGCAAAAGGCGAACGGCGGCTGCGGCGTGCTGATGGGCGGGGTCGCGGGCGTGGCGCCGGCCAAGGTCGTGGTGATCGGCGGCGGCGTCGTCGGCACGCAGGCCGCGCGGGTCGCCGCCGGGATGGGGGCGGATGTGACCATCCTCGACCGCTCGATCCCGCGGCTGCGCCAGCTCGACGAGCTCTATGGCGGCCTCTTCCGCACCGCCTATTCAAGCAAGGCGACGACCGAAGCCCTTGTTTACAAAGCCGATCTCGTGATCGGGGCGGTGCTGATCCCGGGCGCGAAGGCGCCCAAGCTGATCACCCGCGCGATGCTCGGGCGGATGAAGCCGGGCGCGGTGATCGTCGATGTCGCGATCGATCAGGGCGGCTGCACTGAGACCTCACACGCCACCACGCATGATGACCCGATCTACGAAATCGACGGTGTGATCCATTATTGCGTGGCGAACATGCCCGGCGCGGTGGCGCGCACCGCGACCCAGGCGCTCGGCAATGCGACGCTGCCGTTCCTGCTCGAACTCGCTGACAAGGGTTGGAAACGGGCCTGCGCGGAGGATCCGCATCTGCTCAACGGGCTGAATGTCCACGCCGGCCAGATCACCTGCCCG from the Rhodobacter xanthinilyticus genome contains:
- a CDS encoding ribonuclease T2 family protein, which encodes MRVLAICALGLALAAPIARAEGERAGDFDYYVLALSWSPGWCATDGAGRGAAQCDPANDASFVLHGLWPQDEAGYPSYCRTTARDPSRAQSAAMEDIMGSDGAAWYQWKKHGRCAGLSAAEYYATARAAYESIEIPQVFKALPKDVRLPAKVVEEAFLEANPGLTRDGITITCAEGRIQEARICLTRDLTPRKCGADVIRDCTMTNALMERVR
- a CDS encoding NAD(P)H-quinone oxidoreductase; the protein is MSLPSLMRAVEISAPGGPEVLRAVTRAVPVPGPGEILIEVAYAGVNRPDALQRAGAYRAPPGASDLPGLECSGRVAALGPDVAGWAVGDAVCALLPGGGYAEYVVTPAAHALPVPEGVSLRDAACLPETCFTVWSTVVMRGGLVAGERFLVHGGSSGIGTTAIQIATALGARVFATAGSAEKCAACEGLGATAINYREADFVEVLRAEGGANLILDMVGGSYIARDIKALADDGRLVFIAFLESPKAEINFAQIMLRRLTVTGATLRPQSDAAKAEIARALVAQVWPMVEAGKLRVVFDSEYPLEEAAAAHARMESGAHIGKIVLKLR
- a CDS encoding COQ9 family protein, translated to MKNDHLDVDRLKAELLGAITPHVPFEGWSEPAFRAAVADLGVDEALARIVCPRGAVDLAVEYHRAGDRAMEAAIAAADFTGMKFRDKIAAAVLLRLEAVDRELVSRGASVFALPQNAATGSKLIWETADRIWAALGDTSRDYNWYTKRMTLSAVYGATVLFWLGDDSEGGVETRAFLDRRIEGVMTFEKVKGKVLGLPFLKEMLGAVKAPEPADLPGRMGGAR
- the rpsU gene encoding 30S ribosomal protein S21, producing the protein MQVSVRDNNVEQALRALKKKLQREGVFREMKLKQHFEKPSVKKAREKAEAVRRARKLARKKAQREGAL
- a CDS encoding TrkH family potassium uptake protein, encoding MPDFGPVFHHLGLILLALGVTMLAPAWLDFSLADANWAQVFEAAVITILFGALLALASRVDSGHGLTIRQAYLLTAAIWIVVPAFGALPFILGKPDVSYTDAYYEAVSGITTTGYTVFTGLEELPRSVVLWRGMLNWMGGLGIAFVAMIFLPVMRIGGMRYFQTEGFDTLGKVLPRARDIAISLLQVYAGLTLICTLAFLGCGLPPLDALIHAMAAIATGGFGTYDANFAVWSPAAQYVGTVSMLLGAMPYIRFFQLVQGNPRPLWRDSQTRAFLRWYGYFTAMIVLYRLTHEDLPLEQIFRETSFNFASVLTGTGFGVSGIEAWGSFAVVAAFLIGLVGGCTGSSSGALSVFRVQIVFAAIHTALRQLRAPHRVIQPRYDGKTLDDSTLYPLMLHVTGYILSLGVLSVALSMAGVDLTSALFAIWGCLGNIGFGIGPMVARTGTMVDFNDTATWIMTLAMLLGRLGLLAILVLALPRFWRA
- a CDS encoding Lrp/AsnC family transcriptional regulator, giving the protein MSIDATDRRILTVLQKLGRISNAELSERVNLSASACHRRVQRLEEEGYIRDYVALLDARKLGRPTTVFVEITLSGQADEVLEAFEREVKKIPDVLECHLMAGSADYLLKVVAEDTEDFARIHRAKLARLPGVQGMQSSFALRTVFKTTALPV
- the ald gene encoding alanine dehydrogenase; amino-acid sequence: MKVGCVREIKAQEYRVGLTPEAVTELAARGHEVLIESGAGAGSGYDDGHYKEAGARILRDAEGVFAASDMIVKVKEPQAEERAMLRRDQLLFTYLHLAADLDQTRDLVKSGATCIAYETVTDRNGALPLLAPMSEVAGKLAPQMGAWAMQKANGGCGVLMGGVAGVAPAKVVVIGGGVVGTQAARVAAGMGADVTILDRSIPRLRQLDELYGGLFRTAYSSKATTEALVYKADLVIGAVLIPGAKAPKLITRAMLGRMKPGAVIVDVAIDQGGCTETSHATTHDDPIYEIDGVIHYCVANMPGAVARTATQALGNATLPFLLELADKGWKRACAEDPHLLNGLNVHAGQITCPAVGRALGLPFITGSDALAM